In one Methanomassiliicoccales archaeon genomic region, the following are encoded:
- a CDS encoding NMD3-related protein — protein sequence MFCVRCGREGSTYESLCVECFLKNNRFTSVPDHVDLFRCAYCEEYLIEGKWRKFASLPEAIRDAVKRSIETKRGADLTQVKMKIEEADAKNFHVHMLSTIEYSDLKLEEEAQTTVRLKGTVCPRCSKMVGNYYESIIQVRGRERKLTEKQKQHLLGEITSRVEEAQNDNREMFISKLQEVPGGLDAYLSSISLGKSIAKTLAEKLGAEVKESSTLVTQKEGRDVYRVTYLVRLPAYMRGEVVLHKAKPHLVMAITSTSTKLLDLKTHEPVNVGNMELHEVKVIGKIEDIHEAVVLVDSKREVQIMHPRTFATVEVRKPQHFEVSGETVRVFVHEEDVYLVP from the coding sequence ATGTTCTGCGTCCGCTGCGGGCGTGAAGGCTCCACCTATGAGAGCCTGTGCGTCGAGTGCTTCCTGAAGAACAATCGGTTCACTTCTGTTCCAGATCACGTGGATCTCTTCCGGTGCGCCTACTGCGAGGAGTACCTCATCGAAGGCAAGTGGCGCAAGTTCGCCTCGCTGCCGGAGGCCATCCGGGACGCGGTCAAGCGCTCCATCGAAACGAAGAGGGGAGCGGACCTGACCCAGGTGAAAATGAAGATCGAGGAAGCGGACGCCAAGAACTTCCATGTGCACATGCTCTCCACGATCGAGTACAGCGACCTGAAGCTGGAGGAGGAGGCGCAGACCACCGTCCGCCTGAAAGGCACGGTCTGTCCGCGCTGCAGCAAGATGGTCGGCAACTACTACGAGAGCATCATCCAGGTCCGTGGCCGAGAGCGGAAGCTGACGGAGAAGCAGAAGCAGCACCTGCTGGGGGAGATCACCTCCCGGGTGGAGGAGGCCCAGAACGACAACCGGGAGATGTTCATCAGCAAGCTGCAGGAAGTGCCCGGTGGTCTGGACGCCTACCTCTCCTCCATCTCCTTGGGGAAGAGCATCGCTAAGACGCTGGCGGAGAAGCTCGGGGCGGAGGTCAAGGAATCTTCGACCCTGGTAACGCAGAAGGAGGGGAGGGACGTCTATCGCGTCACCTACCTGGTCAGGCTGCCGGCCTACATGAGGGGCGAGGTCGTTCTTCACAAGGCGAAGCCGCACTTGGTCATGGCCATTACCTCCACCAGCACCAAGTTGTTGGACCTGAAGACGCACGAGCCGGTGAACGTGGGCAACATGGAATTGCACGAAGTGAAGGTCATCGGCAAGATCGAGGACATACACGAGGCGGTGGTATTGGTAGACTCCAAGCGCGAGGTGCAGATAATGCATCCCCGGACCTTCGCCACCGTGGAGGTGCGCAAGCCGCAGCACTTCGAGGTGAGCGGGGAGACGGTGCGGGTTTTCGTTCACGAGGAGGACGTCTACCTAGTGCCGTGA
- a CDS encoding DUF424 family protein, protein MITVRMYRRGGEVVVAACDKDLVGRCLREGELRLDVCSSFYEGEDADEEILVNRLSMATIANLVGQRTIGIASKHRLIDEECVITIQGVPHVQMVRM, encoded by the coding sequence ATGATCACCGTGCGCATGTACCGTCGCGGGGGAGAGGTCGTGGTGGCGGCGTGCGACAAGGACCTGGTGGGACGGTGTCTCAGGGAAGGCGAGCTGCGTTTGGACGTTTGCTCCTCTTTCTACGAGGGCGAGGATGCGGACGAAGAGATATTGGTCAACCGTCTGAGCATGGCCACCATCGCCAACCTGGTCGGCCAGAGGACCATAGGCATCGCTTCCAAGCATAGGTTGATTGATGAAGAGTGTGTGATCACGATCCAAGGCGTGCCCCACGTCCAGATGGTGAGGATGTAA
- a CDS encoding molybdopterin-binding protein has product MRIELMLIGDELLTGEVDPYPVEMIKTVRARGAYLSQITVVADDLDAIVAEIESAGARGTELLVVTGGLGPTLDDVTRHALAKYLGTDLEIDPEAQTWLEGSLRRMHGRRPKASEQALLMAKVPKGSKALQNPVGAACGIDALAGEMRILCLPGFPKEMMVMFELHVLACIVSEGLVERELCIKLRETTMEPLFQQLVRAFQVRIASLPKEDWREKGNVVVIKGRREEVERAAELFLELVQEKEDEFLD; this is encoded by the coding sequence ATGCGCATCGAGCTGATGCTTATCGGCGACGAATTGCTGACCGGTGAGGTCGATCCCTATCCGGTGGAAATGATCAAGACCGTCCGTGCCAGGGGAGCCTACCTCTCCCAGATAACGGTGGTCGCGGACGACCTGGATGCCATCGTCGCTGAGATCGAATCCGCGGGTGCTCGGGGAACGGAGCTACTGGTCGTGACGGGCGGACTCGGCCCGACGTTGGATGACGTGACCAGGCACGCCCTGGCAAAGTACCTGGGGACGGACCTGGAGATCGATCCGGAAGCCCAGACCTGGTTGGAGGGGTCGCTGCGAAGGATGCATGGACGCCGCCCCAAAGCCAGTGAACAAGCGTTGCTCATGGCCAAAGTGCCCAAAGGGTCGAAGGCCCTCCAAAATCCGGTCGGGGCGGCCTGCGGCATCGATGCGCTGGCGGGGGAAATGCGCATCCTCTGCCTGCCTGGGTTCCCGAAGGAGATGATGGTGATGTTCGAGCTGCACGTCCTCGCTTGCATCGTCTCCGAAGGCCTGGTGGAGCGCGAGCTCTGCATCAAGCTGCGGGAAACGACCATGGAGCCGCTGTTCCAGCAGCTGGTGAGGGCGTTCCAGGTGCGGATCGCTTCCCTGCCCAAGGAGGATTGGAGGGAAAAGGGGAATGTGGTGGTCATCAAAGGAAGAAGGGAAGAGGTGGAGAGAGCAGCGGAACTCTTCCTCGAACTGGTGCAAGAGAAGGAAGATGAGTTCCTGGACTGA
- a CDS encoding fumarate hydratase → MRTTKLVEDVTVNLLRMAVTSLPEDVLTALRLAEKEETSEIARIQLRTILANVEMADRRTLPMCQDTGLPVFFVSGRCIPHLEEAVRRGVARATSEIPLRPNAVQPLTRANPGDNLGKGMPHIHFHPSDEDFTEITVMPKGAGSENMSALSMLNPSQGAKGIKAFVLDTVVAAGGKPCPPTIVGVGIGGTADEAMLLAKRSLLRRLDVPNPDPDLRRLEEELKDALNSTGIGPMGLGGQTTVLGVLIEDAFTHTASLPVAICLQCWASRRASARIFKDGHVEYSKEGFR, encoded by the coding sequence ATGAGGACCACCAAGCTGGTGGAGGACGTGACCGTCAACCTTCTGCGGATGGCGGTGACCTCCTTGCCCGAGGACGTGCTCACGGCGCTGCGCCTGGCGGAGAAAGAGGAGACGAGCGAGATCGCACGGATCCAGCTCCGGACGATCCTGGCGAACGTGGAGATGGCCGATCGACGCACCCTGCCCATGTGCCAAGACACCGGGTTGCCAGTGTTCTTCGTCTCCGGTCGGTGCATACCTCATCTGGAGGAAGCCGTCCGCCGGGGGGTCGCTCGGGCCACGTCCGAGATCCCTCTGAGACCGAACGCGGTGCAACCCCTGACCAGGGCGAACCCGGGCGATAATCTCGGCAAAGGAATGCCTCACATCCATTTCCATCCCTCGGACGAGGACTTCACGGAGATAACCGTCATGCCCAAAGGGGCCGGTTCGGAGAACATGAGCGCGCTCTCCATGCTCAACCCCTCCCAGGGAGCGAAGGGCATCAAGGCCTTCGTCCTGGACACGGTGGTGGCCGCGGGAGGGAAGCCTTGTCCTCCGACCATCGTCGGGGTGGGGATCGGCGGGACCGCGGACGAGGCCATGTTGTTGGCGAAGAGATCGCTGCTGAGACGGCTTGATGTGCCTAACCCAGACCCAGATCTGCGCCGCCTCGAGGAAGAGCTGAAGGACGCGCTCAACTCCACGGGCATCGGGCCGATGGGGCTGGGAGGACAGACCACGGTCCTAGGGGTACTAATCGAGGACGCGTTCACGCACACTGCCAGCCTGCCCGTGGCGATATGCCTGCAGTGCTGGGCCTCCCGGCGAGCTTCGGCCCGCATCTTCAAAGATGGCCACGTAGAATATTCCAAGGAGGGATTCCGCTGA
- a CDS encoding FumA C-terminus/TtdB family hydratase beta subunit: protein MSEKDVRQLKLRDTVTLDGLIFSGRDEVHIRALEYAREGRKLPYDLHGGVIFHCGPIMKKVNGHWNVVAAGPTTSSRMNTMEPEFIERFGIRAIIGKGGMSQATVDAMVKFGCVYLAFTGGAAVLGAEGIAEVKGVEWLDLGMPEAMWELAVKGFGPMTVAIDAHGNSLYKEVDAQVTKNVAVAKKKLGLLC, encoded by the coding sequence TTGTCCGAGAAGGACGTTAGGCAGCTGAAATTGAGGGATACCGTCACTCTGGACGGATTGATCTTCTCCGGCCGGGATGAGGTGCACATCCGAGCCTTGGAATACGCCCGGGAAGGGCGGAAGCTGCCGTACGATCTGCATGGGGGAGTCATCTTCCATTGCGGCCCCATCATGAAAAAGGTCAACGGCCACTGGAACGTGGTGGCGGCCGGCCCGACCACAAGCTCGCGCATGAACACCATGGAGCCAGAGTTCATCGAGAGGTTCGGCATCCGGGCCATCATCGGGAAGGGAGGGATGTCCCAGGCCACGGTGGACGCCATGGTCAAGTTCGGTTGCGTCTACCTGGCGTTCACTGGAGGGGCGGCGGTCTTGGGCGCGGAAGGCATCGCCGAGGTCAAAGGCGTGGAGTGGCTGGACCTGGGGATGCCCGAGGCCATGTGGGAGCTAGCCGTGAAGGGGTTCGGTCCCATGACCGTGGCCATCGATGCCCATGGCAACAGCCTCTACAAGGAGGTCGATGCCCAGGTGACGAAGAACGTTGCCGTGGCGAAGAAGAAGCTGGGCCTACTTTGTTGA